The following coding sequences lie in one Carassius gibelio isolate Cgi1373 ecotype wild population from Czech Republic chromosome A17, carGib1.2-hapl.c, whole genome shotgun sequence genomic window:
- the ppie gene encoding peptidyl-prolyl cis-trans isomerase E, with protein MAATKRVLYVGGLAEEVDEKVLHAAFIPFGDITDIQIPLDYETEKHRGFAFIEFELAEDAAAAIDNMNESELFGRTIRVNIAKPMRIKEGSSRPVWSEDDWLKKFSGKTVEESEEAESAAEPASTNTQEGEPPAKKGRNNPQVYMDIKIGNKPAGRLRFLLRADVVPMTAENFRCLCTHEKGFGFKGSSFHRIIPQFMCQGGDFTNHNGTGGKSIYGHKFDDENFVLKHTEPGQLSMANSGPNSNGSQFFITVDKTDWLDGKHVVFGELIEGMDVLRAMEAQGTKDGKTKQKVIISNCGEYV; from the exons ATGGCGGCAACCAAACGTGTTCTTTATGTCG gtggtCTCGCGGAGGAGGTGGACGAGAAAGTGTTGCACGCTGCGTTCATTCCCTTTGGTGACATCACCGATATTCAGATCCCGCTGGATTATGAGACAG AGAAGCACAGGGGCTTTGCATTCATCGAGTTTGAACTGGCAGAG GATGCAGCTGCTGCCATCGATAACATG AATGAGTCGGAGCTGTTCGGCAGAACCATCCGGGTGAACATTGCCAAACCCATGAGAATTAAAGAGGGTTCCTCTCGACCAG TGTGGTCTGAAGATGACTGGCTGAAGAAGTTCTCAGGGAAGACTGTTGAGGAGAGCGAGGAGGCGGAGTCAGCCGCAGAACCAGCCAGTACAAATACACAGGAG GGAGAACCTCCAGCGAAAAAAGGCAGAAATAACCCACAGGTCTATATGGACATCAAGATCGGCAACAAACCTGCAGGCCGGCTGCGCTTCCTCCTGCGAGCGGACGTCGTGCCCATGACTGCAG AAAATTTCCGTTGTTTATGCACGCACGAGAAAGGCTTTGGATTCAAGGGCAGCAGCTTCCACCGAATCATTCCTCAGTTTATGTGCCAAGGTGGAGATTTTACCAACCACAACGGCACCGGGGGGAAGTCCATATATGGACACAAGTTTGACGATGAGAACTTTGTCCTCAAGCACACTGAACCAG GTCAGCTGTCGATGGCAAACTCTGGTCCCAATTCTAACGGCTCGCAGTTCTTCATCACTGTCGATAAAACAGACTGGCTGGATGGCAAACATGTGGTGTTCGGAGAGCTCATAGAGGGCATGGATGTACTCCGGGCCATGGAG GCTCAGGGAACAAAAGATGGCAAAACCAAACAGAAAGTCATCATTTCCAACTGTGGAGAGTATGTGTGA
- the LOC127933347 gene encoding kelch repeat and BTB domain-containing protein 11, with protein MNNTLQDRNMFTVQADVIFHAANRDSPESPISAEGNNNNVTAMGKTGMEILQGLPGTWDTSESTDNSILGNYGAVTGAEYTQDAVSSDSGFQEHIQPLDSSKAKNLDLSLRNMSEAPSQGNIREETNGTKVASSLAPSLCFRPGNKEETDKLSNVLRDGEVVRSQFDIKNVSSTSEAKNNSYSSSQKMRSLEKTLGCFLSSSEGADQTRYRTSLGQTGQESSQGLKQSGSAVREALSAKEEPNLIIEVGGQQIQAHKSVLAEKSDYFKARLSRDILKVKGMSYKTLLVLVDYVYSSQMNVSKDNIVDVITGAKILQMPCAVQAAIDTISAQITPENCYEILMIAKKQRLNELKETAYRFMSDNFLQVLRDPAVYGRLTGSERDLILRKRMESRQCLMVAEINDVFERVGSRPPSRNSSRPQSPLSITSFEDNHMIYYYNKSSKDWHTLTVMPEDINTRGCGICTMYNYLFVAGGIRGTGEKSKVSDKVFCYNPITDRWSEVRPMNQARSQLKLVSMDGNLYAIGGECLFTVEKYDPRMDRWMAVAPLPKGAFAVAHEATTCNGELYVSGGSLFYRLLKYDPKRDEWQECPYNNSRKKSTDMVALKSFIYRFDVNREQGISVFKYNTIVKMWHDCASQQQGCTLPFRCAVIDNCIYCVNKSQTLQFIVEEDGGRFKDESLKAPVEAKGILFPFVLSLPERGGRIA; from the coding sequence ATGAACAACACTCTGCAAGACAGAAACATGTTTACAGTACAGGCAGACGTTATATTTCACGCGGCAAACCGTGACTCTCCAGAATCACCTATCTCAGCTGAAGGGAACAACAACAATGTCACCGCTATGGGGAAAACAGGCATGGAAATACTGCAGGGTCTCCCGGGGACATGGGATACATCAGAATCAACTGACAATAGTATTTTGGGAAACTATGGCGCTGTAACAGGTGCAGAGTACACACAAGATGCTGTCTCCAGTGACAGTGGATTTCAAGAGCACATACAGCCTCTGGACTCATCTAAAGCAAAAAATCTGGACCTTAGTTTGAGAAATATGAGTGAGGCTCCAAGTCAAGGAAATATTAGAGAAGAAACGAATGGAACAAAGGTAGCTTCCAGTTTGGCACCCTCTCTGTGCTTCAGACCAGGGAACAAGGAGGAAACTGACAAATTATCCAATGTCCTAAGAGACGGTGAGGTGGTTCGGAGTCAGTTTGACATTAAAAATGTCTCCTCCACATCGGAGGCCAAAAATAATTCCTATTCAAGCTCTCAGAAAATGAGGTCACTTGAAAAAACCCTGGGATGCTTTCTAAGTTCCTCTGAAGGAGCAGATCAGACCCGCTACAGAACATCGCTTGGACAGACTGGGCAGGAATCGAGCCAAGGGCTAAAGCAAAGTGGATCTGCAGTAAGAGAAGCTCTATCTGCAAAAGAAGAGCCGAATTTAATCATAGAGGTGGGCGGACAGCAAATACAAGCACACAAATCAGTATTAGCTGagaaaagtgattattttaaggCCAGGCTTTCTCGAGACATCCTGAAGGTAAAAGGAATGAGCTACAAGACCTTATTAGTGCTCGTAGATTACGTTTACTCCTCCCAGATGAACGTAAGTAAAGACAATATTGTGGATGTCATCACAGGAGCAAAGATCCTGCAGATGCCCTGTGCGGTACAAGCTGCTATCGACACCATCTCCGCACAGATCACTCCTGAGAACTGCTATGAGATCCTGATGATCGCCAAAAAGCAGCGACTAAACGAACTGAAAGAAACGGCCTATCGGTTCATGAGTGACAACTTTctccaggttctgagagatcccGCTGTCTACGGGCGCCTCACGGGCTCAGAGAGAGACCTCATACTGCGCAAACGGATGGAGAGCCGCCAGTGTCTGATGGTAGCGGAGATCAACGACGTGTTTGAGCGTGTAGGAAGTAGACCGCCCAGCAGAAACAGCAGCCGTCCCCAGAGTCCTCTCTCCATCACCTCTTTTGAGGACAATCACATGATCTACTACTACAATAAAAGCAGTAAGGACTGGCACACCCTGACCGTCATGCCAGAAGACATCAACACCAGGGGCTGCGGTATCTGTACTATGTACAACTACTTGTTTGTGGCCGGCGGGATCAGGGGAACTGGGGAGAAAAGCAAAGTCTCTGACAAAGTATTCTGCTACAATCCCATCACAGACCGCTGGAGCGAAGTCCGACCCATGAACCAAGCACGATCGCAGCTCAAACTCGTCTCCATGGATGGGAACCTGTACGCCATTGGCGGTGAATGTCTTTTCACCGTGGAGAAGTACGATCCTCGAATGGACCGCTGGATGGCGGTGGCTCCTCTACCTAAAGGAGCATTTGCTGTGGCTCACGAAGCCACGACGTGTAACGGCGAGTTGTACGTCTCAGGAGGATCTCTGTTCTATCGGTTGCTGAAATATGACCCCAAGAGAGACGAATGGCAGGAGTGCCCATACAACAACAGCAGGAAAAAATCCACAGACATGGTGGCTCTCAAGAGCTTCATCTACCGATTTGATGTAAACCGTGAACAGGGCATCAGTGTCTTTAAATACAACACCATCGTGAAGATGTGGCATGACTGTGCCTCCCAGCAGCAGGGCTGCACACTGCCGTTTCGATGCGCTGTCATCGATAACTGCATCTACTGTGTGAATAAATCTCAGACTCTTCAATTCATTGTAGAAGAGGATGGAGGTCGATTCAAAGACGAGTCTCTGAAAGCGCCTGTGGAGGCCAAAGGCATCTTATTTCCCTTTGTTCTCAGCTTGCCTGAGAGAGGTGGAAGAATTGCTTGA